The Pseudarthrobacter sp. NS4 genome includes a window with the following:
- a CDS encoding lysine N(6)-hydroxylase/L-ornithine N(5)-oxygenase family protein — MSRVYDFAAIGVGPFNLGLAALAEPVEGVDGIFLEQSGSFDWHPGMMLEPAHLQVPFMADLVTLADPTSPYSFLNFLKQTGRLYRFYIRENFYPLRAEYNQYCQWVAGQLPSVRFGTAVLDIAHDGGVYRLSVTGPEGPEVLLARRLVLGTGTSPYIPEAAAGIVAEAEAGRGGVVFHNADYLARKAELQQQRSITVLGSGQSAAEIYYELLQEADTYGYQLNWVTRSGRFFPLEYTKLTLEMTSPEYVDYFHGLPQHQRDHLNKTQKNLYKGINSDLIDAIYDLLYTKSLSGMVDTQLLTHSSLAEAHWDPAAGIHILHLHHQEQGTSYTLDSEAVVLATGYSYREPGFLAGVQERISRDSAGRFAVDRNYSTSVEPGEIFVQNAELHTHGFVTPDLGMGAYRNSCILREIAGREVYPVERSIAFQQFGSPAGIGAPRGLPDIGTAPALGTAGVEPGVPA; from the coding sequence ATGAGCCGCGTTTACGACTTCGCTGCCATCGGCGTCGGGCCCTTCAACCTGGGCCTCGCTGCCCTCGCCGAGCCGGTGGAGGGCGTGGACGGCATCTTCCTGGAACAGAGCGGGTCCTTTGACTGGCATCCCGGGATGATGCTGGAACCCGCCCACCTCCAGGTGCCCTTCATGGCGGACCTCGTCACCCTGGCGGACCCCACCTCGCCGTACTCCTTCCTGAACTTCCTGAAACAGACCGGGCGCCTGTACCGGTTCTACATCCGGGAGAACTTCTACCCCCTGCGGGCGGAGTACAACCAGTACTGCCAGTGGGTGGCCGGCCAGTTGCCTTCCGTCCGTTTTGGCACAGCTGTGCTGGATATAGCGCACGACGGCGGCGTGTACCGGCTGTCCGTCACCGGTCCGGAAGGTCCGGAGGTACTTCTGGCGCGGCGGCTGGTGCTGGGTACCGGCACTTCCCCATACATTCCGGAAGCCGCTGCAGGAATCGTTGCCGAGGCGGAGGCAGGGCGCGGGGGAGTGGTCTTTCACAACGCCGACTACCTGGCGCGAAAGGCCGAACTCCAGCAGCAGCGCAGCATCACTGTCCTGGGCAGCGGCCAAAGCGCGGCCGAGATCTACTACGAACTCCTGCAGGAAGCCGATACCTACGGCTACCAGCTGAACTGGGTCACCCGGTCCGGGCGGTTCTTCCCGCTGGAGTACACCAAGCTGACCCTTGAGATGACGTCGCCCGAGTACGTGGACTACTTCCATGGCCTCCCGCAGCACCAGCGCGACCATCTCAACAAGACGCAGAAGAACCTCTACAAGGGGATCAACTCCGATTTGATCGACGCCATCTACGACCTGCTCTACACCAAGAGCCTGTCCGGCATGGTGGACACGCAGCTGCTGACCCACTCGTCACTCGCGGAAGCGCACTGGGACCCCGCGGCCGGAATCCACATCCTGCACCTGCACCACCAGGAGCAGGGCACCTCCTACACCCTGGACAGCGAAGCGGTGGTCCTGGCCACGGGTTACAGCTACCGGGAGCCTGGCTTCCTGGCAGGGGTGCAGGAACGGATCTCGCGGGACAGCGCGGGACGGTTCGCGGTGGACCGCAACTACAGCACCAGTGTTGAACCCGGCGAGATTTTCGTCCAAAACGCCGAACTGCACACGCACGGCTTTGTCACTCCGGACCTGGGCATGGGCGCGTACCGCAACTCCTGCATCCTGCGTGAGATCGCCGGCCGGGAGGTGTACCCGGTGGAGCGCAGCATCGCGTTCCAACAGTTCGGCTCCCCGGCAGGCATCGGTGCGCCGCGGGGCTTGCCAGACATTGGGACTGCACCTGCCCTTGGGACAGCAGGCGTTGAACCAGGGGTGCCGGCATGA
- a CDS encoding GNAT family N-acetyltransferase has translation MRFTFRCLDAEADAPLLHRWVTQPYASFWGMLSASVEDVVEEYARIQASGHHHALLGLDGGVPAFLMEEYLPDSSPLAAVYAVQPGDVGMHLLVAPPSEGPEPGYTAAVMDAVLARLFARPQVQRVVVEPDARNTKIHALNGRLGFQPAGVVTLPDKEALLSFCSRSDYQAARAALDTLSTPIPQGASL, from the coding sequence ATGAGGTTCACGTTCCGCTGCCTTGATGCCGAGGCCGATGCGCCGCTCCTGCACCGTTGGGTGACCCAGCCGTACGCCTCGTTCTGGGGAATGCTGTCCGCCAGCGTCGAGGACGTGGTGGAGGAGTATGCCAGGATCCAGGCCAGCGGACACCACCACGCGCTGTTGGGGCTCGACGGCGGCGTCCCCGCCTTCCTGATGGAGGAGTACCTTCCGGACTCCTCGCCGCTGGCGGCCGTGTATGCCGTCCAGCCCGGAGACGTGGGCATGCACCTGCTGGTGGCGCCGCCGTCGGAAGGCCCCGAGCCCGGTTACACAGCTGCTGTCATGGACGCCGTCCTGGCCCGCTTGTTCGCCAGGCCGCAGGTGCAACGCGTGGTGGTGGAACCGGATGCGCGGAACACCAAGATCCACGCCTTGAACGGGCGGCTCGGTTTCCAGCCCGCCGGCGTGGTCACCCTTCCGGACAAGGAGGCGCTGCTGAGCTTCTGCAGCCGCTCCGACTACCAGGCCGCCCGCGCGGCACTGGACACTCTTTCCACCCCCATCCCACAGGGAGCCTCACTGTGA
- a CDS encoding IucA/IucC family protein yields the protein MTVHLDSVPAPSANTATPAAPNAAPHLAADRWDRANRHLLRKALAEFSHERIITPELLPEEPVDGVTGRYRLRSDDGSHEYRFSATVLELDHWSIDPDSIRCFQDGTEAPLDVLGFITVFHTTLGINIQMLPVYLEEISSTLASHAYKQWAGQPSAAELAAGVTGGRDIAADFQAIERSMTEGHPCFVANNGRLGFGISDYHAFAPETGAPVQLEWIAVHRSHAVFTSTAGLDYRAHLDAELGPLAGDFTSQLQLQGLDPDQYFFMPVHPWQWENKLTVTFAAEIARRRIVYLGAGTDTYQAQQSIRTFFNTSAPARNYVKTAMSVLNMGFMRGLSPQYMKATPAINDWLRKLIEDDGALQRRGFTMIGEIAALGYHNGYYEAGSANGSPYRKMLSALWRESPLPLLKDGQQLTTMASLLHVDSAGKPMVSALIERSGLAPADWLRRYFEAYLVPLVHCLYQYELAFMPHGENVILVLEDGVPVRAIMKDIAEEIVVMGDRLDLPEEVSRIQAAIPDGEKVLAIFTDIFDCIFRFLAALLEEDGKLGQEDFWRTAAAAVKDYQGEHPDLADQFTRHDLFAADFELSCLNRLQLRNNQQMLDLADPSGGLQMAGRLANPLAGFGGMPDTGR from the coding sequence GTGACCGTCCACCTCGATTCCGTACCCGCCCCCAGCGCGAACACTGCCACCCCGGCCGCACCCAATGCCGCACCCCACCTCGCTGCAGACCGGTGGGACAGGGCGAACCGGCACCTGCTCCGTAAAGCGCTCGCCGAGTTCTCGCATGAACGGATCATCACGCCGGAGCTGCTTCCCGAGGAACCGGTGGATGGCGTGACCGGCCGTTACCGACTCCGCAGTGACGACGGCTCCCATGAGTACCGCTTCTCCGCCACGGTCCTGGAGCTGGACCACTGGTCCATCGACCCGGACTCCATCCGGTGCTTCCAGGACGGCACCGAAGCGCCGCTGGACGTGCTCGGGTTCATCACGGTGTTCCACACCACCCTGGGGATCAACATCCAGATGCTCCCGGTCTACCTCGAAGAGATCAGCAGCACCCTGGCCAGCCATGCCTATAAACAGTGGGCCGGCCAGCCCTCAGCCGCCGAACTCGCGGCCGGGGTAACGGGCGGACGCGACATTGCCGCCGATTTCCAGGCCATTGAACGCAGCATGACAGAGGGCCACCCCTGTTTCGTGGCCAACAACGGGCGGCTGGGCTTCGGCATCAGCGATTACCACGCCTTTGCCCCCGAGACCGGCGCGCCGGTGCAGCTGGAGTGGATCGCCGTCCACCGAAGCCACGCCGTCTTTACCTCGACTGCGGGGCTGGACTACCGGGCGCACCTGGACGCCGAACTCGGCCCGCTGGCCGGGGACTTCACGAGCCAACTGCAGCTTCAGGGCCTGGACCCGGACCAGTATTTCTTTATGCCGGTCCACCCGTGGCAGTGGGAGAACAAGCTCACCGTCACGTTCGCGGCGGAAATCGCCCGCCGGCGCATTGTCTACCTGGGCGCGGGAACGGACACGTACCAGGCACAGCAGTCCATCCGCACGTTCTTCAACACCAGCGCTCCCGCCCGAAACTACGTCAAGACCGCCATGTCCGTGCTGAACATGGGCTTTATGCGCGGCCTGTCACCGCAGTACATGAAAGCCACGCCGGCCATCAACGACTGGCTGCGGAAGCTGATCGAGGATGACGGCGCCCTGCAGCGGCGCGGGTTCACCATGATCGGTGAGATCGCTGCCCTCGGCTACCACAACGGGTACTACGAGGCAGGGTCGGCCAACGGTTCGCCCTACCGGAAGATGCTTTCTGCCCTGTGGCGGGAGAGCCCCCTGCCCCTGCTGAAGGACGGGCAGCAGCTAACCACCATGGCCTCGCTCCTGCACGTTGATTCGGCAGGCAAACCGATGGTGTCGGCACTGATCGAGCGTTCCGGACTGGCCCCCGCGGACTGGCTGCGCCGGTACTTCGAGGCCTACCTGGTTCCACTGGTGCACTGCCTTTACCAGTACGAACTGGCCTTCATGCCGCACGGCGAGAACGTCATCCTGGTCCTCGAAGACGGCGTCCCCGTCCGCGCCATCATGAAGGACATCGCCGAGGAGATCGTGGTGATGGGGGACCGGCTGGACCTGCCTGAGGAGGTGTCCCGGATCCAGGCGGCCATCCCGGACGGCGAAAAGGTGCTGGCCATCTTCACGGACATCTTCGACTGCATCTTCCGTTTCCTGGCAGCACTCCTGGAGGAGGACGGAAAGCTCGGCCAGGAGGACTTCTGGCGGACCGCAGCAGCTGCCGTGAAGGACTACCAGGGGGAACATCCGGACCTTGCCGACCAGTTCACCCGCCACGACCTGTTCGCCGCGGACTTCGAGCTGTCCTGCCTGAACCGGCTCCAGTTGCGCAACAACCAGCAGATGCTGGACCTCGCGGATCCCTCGGGCGGGCTGCAGATGGCGGGGCGCCTGGCCAACCCGTTGGCGGGGTTCGGCGGGATGCCGGATACCGGGCGGTAA
- a CDS encoding SDR family NAD(P)-dependent oxidoreductase → MTPNSSGTTALITGASAGLGAEFARQLAARGANLVLVARNKARLEETAAGLERRYGITAEVLPADLTDDAGVAAVVGRLSDVQRPVGILVNNAGIGLLHNFEDNPISEEKKHLKLHGETAMVLTHAALKGMLARGEGRIINVASIAAFLPRGTYSAAKAWLVSFSRWANLAYRKKGIRVTAVCPGFTHTEFHDRMGMDKSVAPSWAWLRAERVVREGLADNERGRAVSIPSKRYKVVAAVARVAPAKLVAGPPRTAK, encoded by the coding sequence ATGACGCCAAACTCCTCCGGAACAACCGCACTCATTACCGGGGCCAGCGCGGGCCTGGGCGCCGAGTTCGCGCGCCAGCTCGCCGCCCGGGGCGCCAACCTGGTGCTGGTGGCACGAAACAAGGCCCGCCTCGAAGAAACGGCGGCGGGCCTGGAACGGCGCTACGGAATCACCGCTGAGGTGCTTCCCGCGGACCTGACGGACGACGCGGGTGTGGCCGCCGTCGTCGGACGCCTGTCCGATGTCCAGCGGCCGGTGGGCATCCTGGTCAACAACGCCGGGATCGGCCTGCTGCACAACTTCGAGGACAATCCCATCTCGGAGGAGAAAAAGCACCTGAAGCTGCACGGGGAAACGGCCATGGTGCTCACGCATGCGGCCCTCAAGGGCATGCTGGCACGCGGTGAAGGCCGGATCATCAATGTGGCAAGCATCGCCGCGTTCCTGCCACGCGGCACGTACTCGGCGGCGAAGGCATGGCTGGTGAGCTTCAGCCGCTGGGCCAACCTCGCCTACCGCAAAAAGGGCATCAGGGTCACGGCGGTCTGCCCCGGCTTCACCCATACGGAATTCCACGACCGGATGGGCATGGATAAGTCGGTGGCTCCATCGTGGGCCTGGCTGCGCGCCGAACGCGTAGTGCGGGAGGGCCTGGCCGACAACGAACGCGGGCGCGCCGTATCCATCCCTTCCAAGCGGTACAAGGTGGTGGCAGCCGTTGCGCGGGTGGCGCCGGCGAAACTAGTGGCGGGGCCCCCTCGGACGGCCAAATAA
- a CDS encoding FUSC family protein, with translation MKRVLSQVRALHRLEPATNDHLAALRVAVGVAVPSMLLLAAGRTDLIIYAVFGALTGMYGRSEQHQLRLRHQAQAAVVLLGGVAVGLFLSVNHLHSWWLVAVEAVLAGVGSVYADRVRLKPNGPFFGILALGACASVPTAVPWYIAMLIATGSAVFSLAVGFSGWLRRRSRHRGAEKKPHRAAGRRELLVHAARYVLAVGAAGSLGVLSGSGHPHWAMAAAAVPLAGADLPSSVRRGIHRIVGTFLGLAVTAVVILPGPWWLAGVFPGQQAVLLALLVILFQFTTELFMTRHYGLAMVSFTPVILLITQLAAPTDPVVLILERGVETLVGALVGILVVVAVRRSGSRTPAALLGRGPFFGRAPLFGRPRGPRH, from the coding sequence ATGAAACGCGTCCTCTCCCAGGTGCGCGCACTCCACCGGCTGGAACCTGCCACCAATGACCATCTCGCCGCGCTCCGGGTCGCCGTGGGCGTCGCTGTCCCTTCAATGCTGCTTCTGGCTGCCGGCCGGACAGACCTCATCATCTACGCCGTCTTTGGCGCGCTGACTGGAATGTACGGCCGCTCGGAGCAGCATCAGCTGCGGCTACGCCACCAGGCCCAGGCCGCCGTTGTGCTCCTGGGCGGAGTTGCGGTGGGCCTGTTCCTGTCCGTCAACCATCTCCATTCCTGGTGGCTGGTGGCAGTCGAAGCCGTACTGGCCGGTGTGGGATCCGTGTATGCGGACCGGGTGCGGCTCAAGCCAAACGGCCCGTTTTTCGGAATCCTCGCCCTGGGTGCCTGCGCATCCGTACCCACGGCAGTTCCCTGGTATATCGCCATGCTGATCGCCACAGGTTCAGCTGTGTTCTCCCTGGCGGTGGGCTTCAGCGGCTGGCTGCGCCGGCGTTCCCGGCATCGCGGCGCCGAAAAAAAACCGCACCGCGCGGCCGGCCGGCGGGAACTGTTGGTGCACGCTGCCAGGTATGTGCTGGCGGTAGGGGCCGCGGGCTCCCTGGGCGTCCTGAGCGGCAGCGGCCACCCGCATTGGGCAATGGCGGCAGCTGCCGTGCCGTTGGCCGGAGCGGACCTCCCCAGCAGCGTCCGCCGCGGCATCCACCGCATCGTGGGGACGTTCCTGGGATTGGCGGTCACCGCCGTCGTCATTCTGCCCGGACCATGGTGGCTGGCGGGGGTGTTCCCCGGGCAGCAGGCCGTCCTGCTGGCTCTCCTGGTGATCCTTTTCCAGTTCACTACCGAACTGTTCATGACCCGCCACTACGGCCTGGCCATGGTGTCGTTCACGCCGGTCATCCTGCTGATAACCCAACTCGCCGCCCCCACCGACCCGGTGGTCCTGATCCTGGAGCGCGGCGTGGAGACGCTGGTGGGGGCGCTGGTGGGGATCCTGGTGGTGGTGGCCGTGCGGCGGTCAGGGTCACGTACCCCGGCCGCACTCCTTGGCCGGGGACCCTTCTTTGGGCGTGCCCCTTTATTTGGCCGTCCGAGGGGGCCCCGCCACTAG
- a CDS encoding MFS transporter, which produces MPTDRSMTDSPPGARNASGTDQAAATAAKKPRRLPRRRLKESDVNVVNQPMLKKALGGTIVGNTMEWYDVGVFGYLITTMGPVFLPESDPTTQTLFLLGTFAATFIARPLGGVIFGWMGDTMGRQKILAATLMLMAASTFAIGLLPGYAQIGLWAAALLVLLKIVQGFSTGGEYAGATTFVSEYAPDRRRGFLASFLDMGSYLGFALGAALVSALQLTMGQAAMEEWGWRIPFLVAGPLGLIAVYFRSRIEESPQFQATLDAQEDIAKNAAASDEAAAKGPVGIVKAYWRSIIVAMILVAAANTAGYALTSYMPTYLTESKGYDEVHGTLLTIPVLVVMSLCIPLAGKLSDRIGRRPVLWIGALSTVVLATPAFLLIGIGDIWSTLAGLALIAFPVTFYVANLASALPAQFPTSSRYGAMGIAYNFSVAIFGGTTPFIVAAMISATGNDMMPAYYLMGTSLAGAIAIYFLKESAQRPLPGSMPSVDTQAEARELVATQDDNPLIDLDEMPFDTQDVTDARGTEKVPAGV; this is translated from the coding sequence ATGCCCACAGACCGAAGCATGACCGATTCTCCACCAGGCGCCAGGAACGCCAGCGGAACAGACCAGGCAGCTGCCACGGCTGCCAAAAAGCCCAGGCGGCTGCCACGCCGCCGGCTTAAGGAATCCGACGTCAACGTCGTGAACCAGCCGATGCTGAAGAAAGCACTCGGCGGCACCATCGTGGGCAACACGATGGAATGGTACGACGTCGGTGTCTTCGGCTACCTCATCACCACCATGGGGCCGGTCTTCCTGCCGGAATCGGACCCTACGACGCAGACCCTGTTCCTCCTCGGCACCTTCGCCGCGACGTTCATCGCCCGCCCCCTTGGCGGAGTGATCTTCGGCTGGATGGGCGACACGATGGGCCGGCAGAAGATCCTGGCCGCCACCCTCATGCTGATGGCAGCGAGCACGTTCGCCATCGGGCTCCTGCCCGGCTACGCCCAGATTGGGTTGTGGGCGGCCGCCCTGCTGGTGCTGCTGAAAATCGTCCAGGGTTTTTCCACAGGTGGGGAATACGCCGGTGCCACCACCTTCGTCAGCGAGTACGCGCCGGACAGGCGCCGGGGCTTCCTGGCCAGCTTCCTGGATATGGGCAGTTACCTGGGCTTCGCCCTGGGCGCCGCCTTGGTCTCGGCCCTTCAACTCACCATGGGACAGGCTGCCATGGAGGAATGGGGCTGGCGGATTCCGTTCCTGGTGGCCGGTCCGCTGGGCCTGATTGCCGTCTATTTCCGGAGCAGGATCGAGGAATCGCCCCAATTCCAGGCCACCCTGGATGCCCAGGAGGACATCGCCAAAAACGCCGCCGCGTCCGACGAGGCAGCGGCAAAGGGCCCGGTGGGCATCGTCAAGGCCTACTGGCGCTCAATCATCGTGGCCATGATTCTGGTGGCCGCCGCCAACACGGCCGGCTACGCCCTCACCTCCTACATGCCGACGTACCTCACCGAATCCAAGGGCTACGACGAAGTGCACGGCACCCTGCTGACTATTCCCGTGCTGGTGGTCATGAGCCTCTGCATTCCGCTGGCCGGCAAGCTGTCCGACCGGATCGGCCGCAGGCCAGTCCTCTGGATCGGTGCCCTGAGCACTGTGGTCCTGGCGACCCCGGCCTTCCTGCTGATCGGCATCGGTGACATCTGGTCCACCCTTGCCGGCCTCGCACTGATCGCCTTCCCGGTGACCTTCTACGTGGCCAACCTGGCATCCGCACTTCCGGCCCAGTTCCCCACGTCCAGCCGCTACGGTGCAATGGGCATCGCCTACAACTTCTCAGTGGCGATCTTCGGCGGAACCACACCCTTCATCGTTGCCGCAATGATCAGTGCAACCGGGAACGACATGATGCCCGCCTACTACCTGATGGGAACTTCCCTGGCTGGTGCCATCGCCATCTACTTCCTGAAGGAATCAGCGCAGCGCCCGCTTCCGGGCTCCATGCCCAGCGTTGATACCCAGGCGGAAGCAAGGGAACTGGTGGCAACCCAGGACGACAATCCGCTGATCGACCTGGACGAAATGCCCTTCGACACCCAGGACGTCACAGACGCCCGCGGGACCGAAAAGGTGCCGGCCGGCGTATAG
- a CDS encoding ATP-dependent DNA ligase: MAAGKERVRVAGRELNLTNLDKIIYPETGTTKADVLAYYAAVAHVLIPAAADRPATRKRWVNGVGTADKPGEVFFQKNLEDSAPGWLPRAAITHKDRTIHYPMVNDPATLTWFGQINSLEIHVPQWQVDSHGNQLNPDRLVLDLDPGEGAGIEECVEVALLARTILQDVGLDPVPVTSGSKGIHLYAALDRSQTSDQISAFARELARALEADHPVLAVSDMKKTLRRGKVLVDWSQNNAAKTTIVPYSLRGRPTPMVAAPRTWREISSPRLKHLDYHEVMRRVQGGKDPFAALVQASGHPADDVRAQGGEGQDTNPRLAKYRSMRDPGATPEPFSGAAGSEDAFVIQEHHASRLHFDLRLEHEGVLVSWALPKGVPESGGKNHLAVQTEDHPMDYLTFQGTIPKGEYGAGEMSIWDTGTYELHKWINGREVIVTLTGSEGGGLGGTKKFALIHTGRGQGRDAEGQWLIHLMDTDPKHGRRRHAPPPAGRKEESPKEEEPKEAPAAEPHHEEPEEESPVEASAASPVPPEDFGPMMATAGDAADLQGSNWQFELKWDGVRAIMVADESTVRIFSRNGNDVTRTYPELTDRGCWPGQPFVADGEIIAVGPGGRPDFGLLQGRMKLTRPADVARARTAIPVRLVLFDLLYDGGTDLRRLPLSKRRQRLEQFFRPSDCPVDLSLVLDDRVEHILESARELGLEGVMAKRTDSRYVSGQRTRTWIKLKIEQTQEVVVGGWRPGKGGRQDTVGSLLVGVPDGDKLQYLGRVGSGFSTRELSELRQTVERLGRKNSPFHDVPRPDAADAHWIEPELVGEVTYSEWTGPGRLRHPVWRGWRLDKDPSEVVREA, translated from the coding sequence ATGGCCGCCGGTAAGGAGCGTGTCCGCGTCGCCGGCCGTGAGCTGAACCTCACCAACCTGGACAAAATCATCTATCCGGAGACCGGCACCACCAAGGCCGACGTCCTGGCCTACTACGCCGCCGTGGCGCACGTCCTGATCCCTGCCGCGGCCGACAGGCCTGCCACCAGGAAGCGGTGGGTGAACGGCGTGGGAACGGCGGATAAACCCGGAGAGGTGTTTTTCCAGAAGAACCTCGAGGACTCCGCGCCGGGCTGGCTCCCGCGGGCCGCCATCACCCACAAGGACCGCACCATCCACTACCCAATGGTGAACGACCCCGCCACCCTGACCTGGTTCGGCCAGATCAATTCACTGGAAATCCACGTTCCGCAGTGGCAGGTGGATTCGCACGGGAACCAGCTGAACCCGGACCGGCTGGTCCTTGACCTGGACCCCGGTGAAGGTGCGGGTATTGAGGAATGCGTGGAGGTGGCACTCCTGGCCCGCACCATCCTCCAGGACGTGGGCCTGGACCCGGTGCCGGTGACCAGCGGCAGCAAGGGTATCCACCTGTACGCTGCCCTGGACCGGAGCCAGACTTCGGACCAGATCTCCGCTTTTGCCCGGGAGCTGGCCCGCGCGCTCGAAGCGGACCACCCGGTCCTGGCAGTCAGCGACATGAAAAAGACCCTCCGCAGGGGCAAGGTGCTGGTGGACTGGAGCCAGAACAACGCCGCGAAGACCACTATTGTGCCGTACTCGCTGCGTGGCCGTCCCACCCCCATGGTGGCCGCGCCGAGGACCTGGCGGGAGATCAGCTCGCCGCGCCTTAAACACCTGGACTACCACGAGGTCATGCGGCGGGTGCAGGGCGGCAAGGACCCGTTCGCCGCCCTCGTCCAGGCTTCCGGTCATCCGGCCGACGACGTGAGGGCACAGGGAGGGGAAGGACAGGACACGAACCCCCGCCTGGCAAAGTACCGTTCCATGCGCGATCCCGGGGCCACACCGGAACCGTTCAGCGGCGCGGCCGGCAGCGAGGACGCGTTCGTCATCCAGGAGCACCATGCCAGCCGGCTCCACTTCGACCTTCGACTGGAGCACGAGGGCGTCCTGGTGTCCTGGGCGCTGCCCAAGGGCGTCCCGGAATCCGGCGGCAAGAACCACCTTGCCGTCCAGACCGAGGACCACCCGATGGACTACCTCACATTCCAGGGAACCATCCCCAAGGGCGAGTATGGGGCGGGCGAGATGAGCATCTGGGATACCGGCACCTACGAGCTGCACAAGTGGATCAACGGCCGGGAGGTCATCGTCACGTTGACGGGGTCGGAAGGCGGAGGGCTGGGCGGGACCAAAAAGTTCGCGCTGATCCACACGGGCCGCGGGCAGGGCAGGGATGCCGAGGGGCAGTGGCTCATCCACCTGATGGATACGGACCCCAAGCACGGGCGGCGGCGGCATGCGCCACCGCCCGCCGGGCGAAAGGAAGAGTCTCCCAAAGAGGAGGAGCCCAAGGAAGCGCCGGCAGCGGAGCCGCACCACGAGGAGCCGGAAGAGGAATCACCGGTCGAGGCGTCGGCTGCTTCCCCGGTCCCACCCGAGGATTTCGGACCCATGATGGCCACGGCCGGCGACGCAGCTGATCTGCAAGGCAGCAACTGGCAGTTTGAGCTCAAGTGGGACGGGGTGCGGGCCATCATGGTCGCAGATGAATCCACCGTGAGGATTTTCAGTCGCAACGGCAACGACGTCACCCGGACCTACCCGGAACTGACGGACCGTGGGTGCTGGCCTGGGCAGCCGTTCGTTGCCGACGGTGAGATCATCGCCGTCGGGCCCGGCGGCAGGCCGGACTTTGGACTGCTGCAGGGGCGGATGAAGCTCACCCGCCCGGCCGACGTCGCAAGGGCCCGCACAGCCATTCCGGTCCGGTTGGTGCTTTTCGACCTGTTGTACGACGGCGGGACGGACCTCCGGCGCCTGCCGCTCAGCAAGCGGCGCCAGCGGCTGGAGCAGTTCTTCCGCCCCTCTGACTGCCCCGTCGATCTGTCCCTGGTGCTGGACGACCGCGTTGAGCACATCCTGGAGAGCGCGCGGGAACTGGGCCTCGAAGGCGTGATGGCCAAGCGCACGGACAGCCGCTATGTGAGCGGGCAGCGGACCCGCACCTGGATCAAGCTCAAAATCGAGCAGACCCAGGAAGTGGTGGTGGGTGGCTGGCGGCCCGGCAAAGGCGGCCGCCAGGACACCGTTGGTTCCCTGCTGGTGGGCGTCCCCGACGGCGACAAACTGCAGTACCTGGGCCGGGTGGGCAGCGGGTTCAGCACACGGGAACTCAGCGAACTCCGGCAGACGGTGGAGCGCCTCGGCAGGAAAAACTCACCGTTCCACGACGTCCCCCGCCCCGACGCCGCCGATGCCCATTGGATAGAGCCGGAGCTCGTGGGCGAAGTGACGTACAGCGAGTGGACCGGGCCCGGGCGGCTGCGGCATCCCGTATGGCGTGGTTGGCGGCTGGACAAGGACCCCTCGGAGGTTGTGCGCGAGGCGTGA